In one Alnus glutinosa chromosome 12, dhAlnGlut1.1, whole genome shotgun sequence genomic region, the following are encoded:
- the LOC133852305 gene encoding pentatricopeptide repeat-containing protein At1g11290, chloroplastic-like, producing MPICVKKLAALSPLHYHSRCLLYHAEAQTEFLLRSVEPDTCISSIKQCRTLQSLKSVHASMLRSHLHLNLFFSTNLIAQYASLGSMSHAYSLFSTSQSSDGFLWNVIIRGFVDNGLYYRSMLLYRKMRGLGIQPDNFTFPFVLKACGFLRNLEVGVIVHGNVIELGYESDVVVGNSLIAMYGKCERLDISRLMFDKMPDRSIVSWSSMIGACAHNAHYEEGLSLFTRMLEEGIRPNRIVILNVMACVFRENEADDVCRVVIDSGFDLDQSVRSAAMGMYARCGKIDIARGFFDEILEKDLVSWASMIEAYTQADLPLTALELFKQMLSQRISLDSVILLSVIHACSNLASFQQARFIHGFLIRIFIKNQIALETALIDLYVKCGSLVYARKIFDRMQERNIISWSTLISGYGIHGHGKEALNLFDQMKASIKPDHIAFLAVLSACSHGGLIVEGWECFNSMSRDFKVTPRPEHYACMVDLLGRAGRLSEALDFIERMPARPDAGVWGALLGACRIHLNVELAEVAAKSLFELDAENPGWYVLLSNIYASSGKRNKAHRIRALMKQRGVRKIAGHTIIEIKNKVYTFVAGDQSHPQTNLIYSELEKVINRIRQEGYTPDLNFVLHDVEEETKEKMLCVHSEKLAIVFGLLNTGPDSVIRIRKNLRVCGDCHTATKFISKVTGREIIVRDAHRFHHFNEGACSCGDYW from the exons ATGCCAATTTGTGTGAAG AAGTTAGCTGCGTTGAGTCCTCTGCACTACCACTCGCGTTGCCTTCTCTACCACGCAGAAGCACAAACGGAGTTCCTTCTCCGATCAGTCGAGCCAGATACATGCATCTCATCGATCAAGCAATGCAGGACCCTCCAATCTTTGAAATCTGTCCACGCCTCAATGCTCAGATCACATCTTCACCTAAACCTCTTCTTCTCCACCAACCTCATTGCTCAATACGCCTCTCTAGGCTCCATGTCTCATGCCTATTCCCTCTTCTCTACCTCCCAATCCTCAGATGGCTTCCTCTGGAATGTAATAATCCGAGGCTTCGTCGACAATGGCCTATATTACCGTTCCATGCTTCTATACAGAAAAATGCGAGGGCTGGGCATTCAACCTGACAATTTTACATTCCCTTTTGTTCTCAAGGCATGTGGATTTCTTCGGAATCTTGAAGTCGGAGTTATAGTTCATGGTAATGTGATAGAACTTGGGTATGAATCAGATGTCGTTGTTGGTAATTCACTCATTGCCATGTACGGTAAATGTGAGCGTCTTGATATTTCTCGGCTAATGTTTGATAAAATGCCTGATAGAAGTATTGTCTCTTGGAGTTCGATGATTGGTGCATGTGCACACAATGCGCATTACGAGGAAGGACTGTCGTTGTTCACACGGATGTTGGAAGAGGGAATCAGACCAAACAGGATTGTTATCTTAAATGTGATGGCATGTGTATTCAGAGAAAACGAGGCTGATGATGTTTGTAGAGTTGTGATAGATAGCGGATTTGATTTGGATCAGTCAGTCCGAAGTGCAGCAATGGGGATGTACGCACGATGTGGGAAAATCGACATTGCTCGAGGATTCTTTGATGAAATCCTTGAGAAGGATCTGGTGTCTTGGGCATCCATGATTGAAGCATACACGCAAGCTGATTTGCCTCTCACAGCCTTAGAGCTCTTTAAACAGATGTTATCACAAAGAATTTCTCTTGATTCTGTCATCCTTTTGAGTGTGATTCATGCTTGTTCAAATTTAGCGTCTTTCCAGCAAGCACGTTTCATTCACGGGTTTCTTATTCGGAtctttatcaaaaatcaaatagCACTTGAAACTGCTCTGATCGACCTCTATGTGAAATGTGGAAGTTTGGTATATGCTAGAAAAATTTTTGATAGGATGCAGGAAAGAAATATAATCTCGTGGAGCACCTTAATTTCAGGATATGGAATACATGGCCATGGCAAAGAAGCCCTCAATTTATTTGATCAGATGAAGGCCTCAATAAAGCCTGACCATATTGCATTTTTAGCTGTGTTGTCAGCCTGCAGTCATGGCGGTTTGATTGTGGAAGGATGGGAGTGCTTCAATTCCATGAGTAGAGATTTTAAAGTTACACCAAGACCTGAGCATTATGCATGCATGGTTGACCTCTTGGGTCGAGCTGGGCGACTAAGTGAAGCCCTTGACTTTATTGAGAGAATGCCTGCAAGGCCAGATGCTGGTGTCTGGGGAGCACTGCTTGGAGCATGTAGAATACATTTAAATGTAGAACTAGCTGAAGTTGCTGCAAAATCTTTATTTGAGCTAGATGCAGAGAACCCTGGATGGTACGTTCTCTTATCCAATATTTATGCATCCTCTGGCAAAAGAAACAAGGCCCATAGGATTAGAGCTCTGATGAAACAAAGAGGGGTGAGGAAAATTGCAGGCCACACAATTATAGAGATTAAGAACAAGGTTTATACATTTGTGGCTGGGGATCAGTCACACCCACAAACTAATTTGATCTATTCAGAGTTGGAGAAAGTGATAAATAGGATTCGACAAGAAGGGTACACCCCTGATCTGAACTTTGTATTGCACGATGTTGAGGAAGAGACGAAGGAGAAGATGTTGTGCGTGCATAGTGAGAAGCTGGCGATTGTGTTTGGGCTATTGAATACAGGACCCGATAGTGTCATTAGAATTAGGAAGAATCTTAGAGTTTGTGGGGACTGTCATACGGCTACCAAGTTTATCTCTAAGGTTACAGGGAGGGAAATCATAGTGAGAGATGCTCACAGATTCCACCATTTTAATGAAGGCGCATGCTCTTGTGGGGATTATTGGTGA